The genomic region GTTTGGGGACGTATTTTTCATCTTAATAATTTGGGAAATAGGGTTTGAATCATCACATCTAAACTAAAGGCCTCAAAAGCTACAAATAAGATTTGGTTTACCATACAAAACTCAGATTTCAAGATTTTACTTTACAGTGAATTGCCCTTCATCTGCTCTAGCTGAATAATACAGCTGCCAGTTTAGTGTTATGTACACAGCACACTTATTTCATAAGAAGATGGTTGGCAATAATATAGGTAACAAAACTactacatttataaaaaatacatttctttgtatGGAAAATATATAAGTTGATTTTCATTATGTACTTTCTAATCTCAAACATTCAAATTAGATcaagcttaaaaagaaaacaaacattttccataagctttttttttcaaaatgattgaATGATTTTATATTCCATAAACAATGTGTGATAGCTCCAATTACTTCATAGTTTTGCAATATTTGGGGTTGTTATATTATCTGTATGTTTATAGATATGTTACTCAGGGTTCCATAATCTTTTCTCACAAAAATTTTCTACTACCTTTTCAGATAATTCTTTCAAATACCCATTGGATTCATGCAGTCATTTCCAGAGCCTAGAAGTCTGTCTGCCTCAGATATTTCTTATTGCTCCTCAGGCTAACCATGTGCCCCAAGCGCCTCTCCTAATGATCCCTGGCCTATAATGACCCTTACCTTACAGGCTATATCCCACAGCTCTTTAAGTGATTTCCACCTCCTATACACTTCCCACTGCCTCGAGAAAGAAACACAATATGCTTATGTTGACTTCATTACTTCAGAGACTTTCTTGCTATAATTcataaaacttattttcttactgttgctATAGGGTATTAAAGAATACAGACCAATATTCTTCTCTATATTAATTCACAAAAGAATAACAGTattgtagaaaatatttaaggtatTTCAGTATGTCTTTAGTTaaaccaaaaatagaaacaaattttatGGCAAATGCTGCCTTTAAAGcaagaaattaaaagacaatagtccaggttagaaaaaaaaaagtatatcacTTTTATATAGGaatttcatttcttgattttcaGTTAAGAATGAGatacctttgttttatttattgtgccACTGAAAAATATGTTTGATCTTGGTTTTACTTGGCTGTTTCTTCCATGAGAGAGTGGTATTTAGCCAGACTGTTTAATTCATATCTGTGAGTCAGAGCTCTGTGGTCCTAAGAGACACACACTCCACTGGTGCTGACAGAGTGAGTAAATGGGAGagtagatgatagatggatgcaGACTAGTCCTTGTTGAGGAGGCGCCTTGCTGTCCTATGAGGGTCATGAATGCGGTGGTCTCTACCATCCCACTAGTCTCCTTACTGCCCCTCTTACATCTTTGTTTCTGAGAGTGTAGATTAGAGGGTTGAGGCTAGGTGTGACAACAGTATAAAAGAGGGCAATGAACTTGCCATGCTCCTGAGAACTTCCTGATGTTGGCTGCAGATATATGCACATGATTGGAATGAAAAAGAGGGACACAACCATAAGATGGGATCCACACGTTCCAAAGACTCTCTGAAGTCCGGTTGATGACTGCATCCTCAGCACAGCCCGAGCAATGGCACCATATGAGCTGAGGATCAGGATGAGTGGTATCAGAACAAAAATGGAGCTTGTGGCCAGAAGGGTCAGCTCATTAGCATGGGTATCAACACACGATAATCGCAGCAGTGTTGGAACTTCACAGAAGAAATGGTCCACTTGGCGATGTCCACAGAGGGGGACCCAGAAGGTAAAGGAGGAATGAAGTGCTGAGTTGGTAAAGCCACTGACCCAGGAAGCCACAGCCAACAGGTGGCAGAAACGAGGGTTCATGATCACAGTGTAATGCAGGGGTCTACAGACAGCTGCATAACGGTCATAGGACATGACCACCAGGAGGACACACTCTGTGGTTCCCAGTGCAAGGGCAAAGTAAAGTTGAGTCATGCAACCGGCATAAGAGATGGTCTTATCTGGGCCCCAGAGATTGACCAGCAACTGAGGGATGGAGCTGGTGGTGTAGCAGAGATCCAGAAAAGAGAGGTTtgagaggaagaagtacatgggagTGTGGAGATGGGCGTCCAGGTATGACAAGACAATGATAAAGAGGTTGCCTATCAATGTTGTCAAGTAGAACATCAAGATAAGCACAAAGAGAATTACTTCCAGATGAGGCCAATGTGAAAAACCAAGTAGAATAAGGTAGCCTTCATAACTTTCATTTCTCCCCTTCATCATTCATTTTTTGTTACCTAAGGA from Panthera uncia isolate 11264 chromosome B2 unlocalized genomic scaffold, Puncia_PCG_1.0 HiC_scaffold_25, whole genome shotgun sequence harbors:
- the LOC125939345 gene encoding LOW QUALITY PROTEIN: olfactory receptor 2J3-like (The sequence of the model RefSeq protein was modified relative to this genomic sequence to represent the inferred CDS: inserted 2 bases in 1 codon) — translated: MNDEGEXNESYEGYLILLGFSHWPHLEVILFVLILMFYLTTLIGNLFIIVLSYLDAHLHTPMYFFLSNLSFLDLCYTTSSIPQLLVNLWGPDKTISYAGCMTQLYFALALGTTECVLLVVMSYDRYAAVCRPLHYTVIMNPRFCHLLAVASWVSGFTNSALHSSFTFWVPLCGHRQVDHFFCEVPTLLRLSCVDTHANELTLLATSSIFVLIPLILILSSYGAIARAVLRMQSSTGLQRVFGTCGSHLMVVSLFFIPIMCIYLQPTSGSSQEHGKFIALFYTVVTPSLNPLIYTLRNKDVRGAVRRLVGW